The following proteins are encoded in a genomic region of Chryseobacterium cucumeris:
- a CDS encoding universal stress protein — translation MRTILVPVDFTSTTENAVRVAADWAKTYEYQNIILLKTAGESEFDYLHIAEGHSFVNEESINNLLQRTELLFDQLTDIIAEKSPEVKVSRVLSDWALTRSINELLKNQPSVELIILGSDDQTSSTESFVSENIISIARTSPVKTLIVPNSYHYSPIKNIFIPCDIRGIKRLERLFHHKSVIHKQDVRLSFLNINTSEKEDETQKRELEDYIREHLTEIPSSIHYSHDENIIKGILDFAVSDKADLIIALPGKHSFLYYLASRSISEGIYQNTSQPVLILK, via the coding sequence ATGAGAACAATTCTTGTACCTGTTGATTTTACATCAACTACGGAAAATGCAGTAAGAGTTGCCGCAGACTGGGCAAAAACCTACGAATATCAAAATATTATCCTGTTAAAAACTGCAGGAGAATCTGAATTTGACTACCTGCATATCGCAGAAGGGCATTCATTTGTCAATGAAGAAAGTATCAACAACCTGCTGCAAAGGACAGAATTGCTATTCGATCAGTTAACGGATATCATCGCTGAAAAGTCGCCTGAAGTAAAAGTTTCCAGGGTATTGAGCGATTGGGCACTCACCAGAAGTATTAATGAGCTTTTAAAAAACCAGCCTTCTGTGGAACTGATTATCCTGGGAAGTGATGACCAGACCTCTTCTACTGAAAGTTTTGTTTCTGAGAATATTATAAGTATTGCCAGAACAAGTCCTGTGAAAACATTAATTGTTCCCAACAGCTACCATTATTCACCTATTAAGAATATATTTATTCCTTGTGATATAAGAGGTATTAAAAGGTTAGAAAGACTGTTTCACCACAAATCTGTTATTCATAAGCAAGATGTCCGTCTTTCATTTCTCAATATCAACACCAGTGAAAAAGAGGACGAAACGCAAAAAAGAGAACTGGAGGATTACATTCGTGAGCATTTAACGGAAATTCCGAGCAGTATTCATTATTCTCATGATGAAAATATTATTAAAGGTATACTGGACTTTGCTGTATCAGATAAGGCAGACCTTATTATAGCACTACCCGGTAAGCACAGCTTCTTGTATTATCTGGCAAGCAGAAGTATTTCCGAAGGAATTTATCAGAACACCTCTCAGCCTGTTTTAATTTTAAAATAA
- a CDS encoding MarR family winged helix-turn-helix transcriptional regulator: protein MPVKQNNLSELALELGLAMSEMKSRLRQKIQTIITIYDPDLSFELIEILGLLSRHNGINQQEIGNKVSKDKSSITYLINSLVKKDLVERIADKKDRRNKQIFLTPKGKQIVETVYPWALDLYKKAAGDIEEKEISKALLLVKKMTANLEE, encoded by the coding sequence ATGCCTGTAAAACAGAATAATCTATCAGAGCTGGCTCTGGAGCTTGGCCTGGCAATGAGTGAAATGAAAAGCCGTCTCCGCCAGAAGATCCAGACTATCATTACTATTTATGATCCGGATCTTTCTTTTGAACTGATTGAAATTCTTGGTTTGCTTTCAAGACATAACGGCATCAACCAGCAGGAAATTGGAAATAAAGTAAGCAAAGACAAGTCAAGTATCACCTATCTCATCAACAGCCTCGTGAAAAAGGATCTTGTTGAACGGATAGCTGATAAAAAAGACAGGAGAAACAAACAGATCTTTTTAACTCCGAAAGGCAAACAGATTGTAGAAACCGTTTATCCATGGGCCCTGGATCTTTATAAAAAGGCAGCTGGTGATATAGAAGAAAAAGAGATCAGCAAAGCGCTGCTTTTGGTAAAAAAAATGACAGCTAACCTGGAAGAATAA
- a CDS encoding MFS transporter, which translates to MLREASEQRIRLITIMAFVSIPLSGFVTDIYLPSFPSMAKEMMVSEKDIQITLTSYLLSYGISQLFVGGILDSIGRYRPKLIALFLLILTSILITMTNSILLICLLRILQGAAVSVLVVATRAIFVDIYDAEKVKHYLSYFTIVWSCGPILAPFLGGYLEKIFNWHANFYFLAAYAGFLFLFEWFFSGESLPQKKKLDLSENISLYKMMLKNRIFMLGIFILGLSYSIVMLFNITGPFIIENTFHFTPVVIGYCTLILGFSWMIGGFIGKRRLTLDFKPRILQPILLQLILIAGLITTSYFAESLFIMIPFAFFIHICSGILFTSFFTTSMLYFPKNAGTAGGLMGGLVYVITSVTSFIISVSGTVTDQKGLSWRYLIIACFLLGIILIMHQAVKKEKAEN; encoded by the coding sequence ATGTTGAGAGAAGCATCTGAACAACGAATCAGATTAATTACCATTATGGCTTTCGTGTCTATCCCGCTTTCCGGGTTTGTCACGGACATTTATTTACCATCATTCCCTTCTATGGCCAAAGAAATGATGGTTTCGGAAAAAGATATTCAGATTACCCTGACATCATATCTGTTGAGCTACGGGATTTCCCAATTATTTGTAGGAGGAATTCTGGACAGCATCGGCCGTTATCGTCCCAAATTGATAGCCTTGTTCCTATTGATACTGACCAGTATTTTAATTACGATGACCAACAGTATTCTACTGATCTGTCTGCTTCGTATTCTTCAGGGAGCTGCAGTTTCAGTACTCGTTGTAGCTACGCGTGCTATTTTTGTAGATATTTATGATGCGGAAAAGGTAAAACATTATCTGAGCTACTTTACTATTGTATGGTCCTGCGGTCCTATTCTGGCCCCTTTCCTTGGAGGATATCTTGAGAAAATCTTCAACTGGCATGCTAATTTCTATTTTCTGGCAGCATATGCCGGATTTCTGTTCCTTTTTGAGTGGTTTTTTAGCGGGGAGAGCCTTCCGCAGAAAAAGAAACTGGATCTTTCAGAGAACATCAGCCTTTATAAGATGATGCTTAAAAACAGGATTTTCATGTTGGGGATTTTCATTTTAGGTTTGAGCTACTCTATCGTGATGTTATTTAATATTACCGGGCCATTTATTATAGAAAATACTTTTCATTTTACGCCGGTAGTGATTGGATATTGTACACTGATCTTAGGATTTTCATGGATGATTGGAGGTTTTATAGGCAAACGCAGACTGACTCTGGATTTTAAGCCCAGAATTTTACAGCCCATCTTACTTCAGCTGATCCTTATCGCAGGCCTGATCACCACCAGTTATTTTGCAGAAAGCCTGTTCATTATGATTCCTTTTGCCTTTTTCATTCATATCTGTTCCGGAATTTTATTCACCTCCTTTTTTACGACAAGTATGCTTTACTTTCCGAAAAATGCAGGTACAGCCGGCGGACTGATGGGTGGACTGGTGTATGTAATCACTTCTGTAACAAGTTTTATCATCTCTGTAAGCGGAACGGTAACAGATCAAAAAGGTCTTTCCTGGCGCTATCTGATCATTGCATGTTTCCTTTTGGGGATCATTCTTATCATGCACCAAGCCGTTAAAAAAGAAAAAGCAGAGAATTAG
- a CDS encoding helix-turn-helix domain-containing protein, which produces MSDQLETIEDYYRRIRKNQIKMFDSEDFEMGKSHFNISMRKYCSFKSPYNRRDYYKISFIIGKGTIHYGTHQLYIDGPALFFPSPSIPYSWECESDVQEGYFCLFNQEFFNGNSEFNLFKKTSMFKEWSKPVVFLTEEQAQLTMLYFDQIYRMNNSSYPFRCSSIKSNLASVMHLALENRVEDINPNELPANVRLYKLFDELLNKQFPLDSPAYPLALKTPSDFAAHLNVHVNHLNSSVKSVTNLTTTQIIKEKMFEESKNLLKYTNWDIAQIGYTLGFDQPAHFNNFFKKHAQTSPLKFKNLS; this is translated from the coding sequence ATGAGTGATCAGCTGGAAACAATAGAGGATTATTACAGACGTATCCGTAAAAACCAGATTAAAATGTTTGATTCTGAGGATTTTGAAATGGGAAAATCTCACTTCAATATTTCTATGCGGAAATACTGTAGTTTTAAAAGCCCTTACAACCGTCGTGATTATTATAAAATAAGCTTTATTATTGGAAAGGGCACCATTCATTATGGTACTCATCAGCTGTATATAGATGGTCCTGCCCTATTTTTTCCTTCTCCAAGCATTCCGTATTCATGGGAGTGTGAAAGCGATGTACAGGAAGGATATTTTTGTTTATTCAATCAGGAATTTTTTAATGGGAATTCTGAATTCAATCTGTTTAAAAAAACGTCAATGTTCAAGGAATGGAGTAAGCCGGTTGTTTTTCTGACAGAAGAACAGGCCCAGCTGACAATGCTTTATTTTGATCAGATTTACAGAATGAATAATTCTTCCTATCCTTTCCGCTGCAGCAGTATCAAAAGCAATCTTGCTTCTGTAATGCATCTGGCGCTGGAAAACCGTGTGGAAGATATCAATCCTAATGAGCTTCCCGCAAATGTACGTTTGTATAAGTTATTTGATGAACTCCTCAACAAACAGTTTCCGCTGGACTCTCCTGCCTATCCGCTGGCCTTAAAAACACCTTCCGATTTTGCTGCGCACCTGAATGTGCATGTCAATCATCTGAATTCTTCCGTGAAATCTGTAACCAACCTTACGACCACACAGATCATTAAAGAAAAGATGTTTGAAGAGTCTAAAAACCTGCTGAAGTATACGAATTGGGATATTGCACAGATCGGTTACACTTTAGGATTTGATCAGCCTGCCCATTTTAATAATTTCTTTAAAAAGCATGCGCAGACTTCACCCTTAAAATTTAAGAACCTGTCATAA
- a CDS encoding histone H1 produces the protein MKELIEKINAEFEAFTTEANQQAEKGNKAAGTRARKAALELSKLFKEFRKVSVEEAKK, from the coding sequence ATGAAAGAACTAATTGAAAAAATCAACGCAGAATTTGAAGCGTTCACAACTGAGGCAAACCAACAAGCGGAAAAAGGAAACAAAGCAGCTGGTACAAGAGCTCGTAAAGCAGCTTTAGAACTAAGCAAATTGTTCAAAGAATTCAGAAAAGTTTCTGTAGAAGAAGCTAAGAAATAA
- a CDS encoding M20/M25/M40 family metallo-hydrolase: MRINRFFAVPAVVLAAQFSWAQIKVDPKEKLNPIVKSFVDEVNNNSQLENLASELLDGIGPRLVGTPEMLAANEWSVNKLRSWGVDANLQQFGTWKGWQRGTTHVDMTYPRIKSLSATQLAWSPATKKAIEAEVIILPKVSSKAEFDQWLPSVKGKIVLMAQYQKIGRSDEQIKEFATPELYEKLKAEKDQAAKDFAAYIKNIGYDNNSLPEALEKAGAAGIAISNWTGIMGANRIFGAKTTKIPMVDIDLEDYGMLYRMAEKGTRPKIKIDAQSKILPEAKSFNTIGMIKGKEKPDEYVILSAHLDSWDGAQGATDNGTGTITMLEAMRILKKYYPDNKRTIIIGLWGSEEQGLNGSRGFVADNPQIIKGVQAAFNQDNGTGRVVNISGQGFVKAYDYVGRWLDGVPKAVRSHIKTDFPGMPGGGGSDHASFVAAGVPGISLGSLNWGYFGYTWHTTKDTYDKIVFDEVKNNVILTAALAYMASEDPEFSNREKRVMPQDEKGEVVKWPEVKEPRRSSKDYK, translated from the coding sequence ATGAGGATAAATAGATTTTTTGCAGTGCCTGCAGTAGTGCTGGCTGCCCAGTTTTCATGGGCTCAGATAAAGGTTGATCCAAAAGAAAAGCTTAACCCTATCGTAAAAAGTTTTGTAGATGAAGTCAATAATAATTCTCAACTGGAAAACCTGGCGTCTGAACTGTTGGATGGCATCGGGCCCCGTCTTGTGGGAACTCCCGAAATGCTGGCAGCAAATGAATGGAGTGTCAATAAACTTCGCTCCTGGGGAGTAGATGCCAATCTTCAGCAATTCGGAACATGGAAAGGATGGCAGAGAGGAACGACTCATGTTGATATGACCTATCCACGCATAAAATCTCTTTCAGCAACTCAGCTGGCGTGGAGTCCGGCTACAAAAAAAGCCATTGAAGCGGAAGTGATCATTCTTCCGAAAGTGTCTTCTAAAGCTGAATTTGATCAATGGCTTCCTTCAGTGAAAGGAAAAATTGTGCTGATGGCACAATACCAGAAAATAGGACGCTCTGATGAACAGATCAAAGAATTTGCAACCCCCGAATTGTATGAAAAACTTAAAGCGGAAAAAGATCAGGCTGCTAAAGATTTTGCAGCTTATATAAAGAATATCGGCTATGATAATAACAGCCTTCCGGAAGCATTGGAAAAAGCAGGAGCGGCAGGTATTGCCATTTCAAACTGGACAGGTATTATGGGGGCTAACAGAATATTCGGCGCAAAAACTACCAAAATTCCTATGGTCGATATCGATTTGGAAGACTATGGAATGCTTTACAGAATGGCAGAAAAAGGAACTCGGCCTAAAATTAAAATTGATGCCCAGTCAAAAATACTTCCAGAAGCCAAAAGCTTTAATACGATCGGAATGATCAAAGGCAAAGAAAAACCTGATGAATACGTGATTCTTTCTGCTCACCTTGACTCATGGGACGGAGCACAGGGAGCTACAGATAATGGTACCGGTACGATTACCATGCTGGAAGCCATGAGAATTCTGAAAAAATATTATCCTGATAACAAGAGAACTATTATCATCGGACTTTGGGGTAGTGAAGAGCAGGGATTAAACGGTTCAAGAGGTTTTGTTGCTGATAATCCTCAGATAATTAAAGGGGTACAGGCAGCCTTTAATCAGGATAACGGAACGGGGCGAGTGGTTAACATCAGTGGACAAGGATTTGTAAAAGCTTATGATTATGTAGGAAGATGGCTTGATGGCGTTCCAAAAGCCGTAAGAAGCCACATTAAGACAGATTTCCCAGGAATGCCTGGTGGTGGAGGTTCCGATCATGCTTCTTTCGTGGCAGCAGGAGTTCCCGGAATTTCTTTAGGTTCTCTGAACTGGGGATATTTTGGATATACATGGCATACTACGAAAGATACCTATGACAAGATCGTTTTTGATGAGGTGAAGAATAATGTGATTTTAACAGCGGCATTAGCTTATATGGCGTCTGAGGATCCTGAATTCAGTAACAGAGAAAAAAGAGTAATGCCTCAGGATGAAAAGGGAGAGGTGGTAAAATGGCCGGAAGTAAAAGAGCCCCGAAGAAGTTCTAAAGATTATAAGTAG
- a CDS encoding helix-turn-helix domain-containing protein produces the protein MLPMDHHKQSHSMTPDYKKIYLDLVDLKYPEKKDECAKILSKKNLSAFDVIEINRIIFNYNQDIKANQSHRSYNEETIHKILEYQKKNYLNNTQLALHFKLSRNTVAKWKNLFNI, from the coding sequence ATGTTACCAATGGATCATCACAAACAATCTCACTCAATGACGCCTGATTATAAAAAGATTTACCTTGATCTTGTCGACCTGAAATATCCTGAGAAAAAGGACGAGTGTGCAAAAATTTTATCGAAGAAAAATCTGTCAGCGTTTGATGTAATAGAAATTAACAGAATAATATTTAATTATAACCAGGACATCAAGGCAAATCAGTCTCATCGTTCCTACAATGAAGAAACGATACACAAAATCCTTGAATATCAGAAAAAGAATTATCTTAATAATACGCAGCTGGCCCTGCATTTTAAATTGAGTCGTAATACCGTTGCAAAATGGAAAAATTTATTCAATATTTAA
- a CDS encoding tetratricopeptide repeat protein, whose product MMAFAHLSIFTVLYSQNYTPDQIDSALIIKSEKLRIRGEKKELISFNEKYIIISQNQNYLKGEILGYINIANIYATIGDYKESFYYLQKAERKIKKINDVYLSARLYHEYGQINYVIGLYTKALKYNSQSIYYGKLISNPNEKEILSGIFANRADLLHDIHRHDSSLIYLHKALNIKSTPVINSSIANHYMVYKENTDSSSYYLNNALKLLQKMDYWNAQRGQTYYLYGNFLNKKKEYKKALLYYTKSVAILERTKRVCNIPLLYKKIADTYRVLNDLEREREYLEKYTRLNDSLSRVCNESVNISIDDMMKEKESANISKENIFFVYNSVVFSLIVILILAFIHCQQNKDIIKQKEFETDVLKEKLNNSYDCIIELAKKNDPVFLNKFQEAQPDFIKELLAINSNLSKSDLAFCAMIWLGFTSKEIAQYTFVEHRSVQNKKHRLRKKLNISSDVDLYFFFKNLSDDS is encoded by the coding sequence ATGATGGCGTTTGCCCATTTGTCTATTTTTACTGTCTTATATTCTCAAAATTATACTCCGGACCAAATAGACAGCGCATTAATAATTAAATCCGAGAAATTAAGAATAAGAGGTGAAAAAAAAGAATTAATTTCTTTCAATGAAAAATATATTATTATTTCCCAAAACCAGAATTATCTGAAAGGAGAGATTTTAGGTTATATCAATATTGCTAATATCTATGCAACCATAGGTGACTATAAAGAGTCTTTTTATTATCTTCAGAAAGCTGAAAGAAAAATCAAAAAAATTAATGATGTTTATTTATCTGCCAGGCTATATCACGAATATGGACAGATTAATTATGTTATTGGGTTATATACAAAAGCTTTGAAATATAATTCGCAATCTATTTACTATGGTAAGCTGATTTCCAATCCCAATGAAAAGGAAATATTATCAGGTATTTTTGCCAACAGGGCAGATTTATTACATGATATCCATCGGCATGATTCTTCACTGATTTATTTGCATAAAGCATTAAATATAAAATCGACTCCGGTAATTAATTCATCGATAGCAAATCATTATATGGTTTATAAGGAGAATACAGATTCGTCTTCATATTATTTGAATAATGCATTGAAACTGCTGCAGAAAATGGATTACTGGAATGCCCAAAGAGGGCAGACTTACTACTTGTATGGTAATTTTCTTAATAAAAAAAAGGAGTACAAAAAAGCGCTGTTGTACTATACAAAGTCTGTAGCCATTTTAGAAAGAACCAAAAGAGTTTGTAATATTCCTCTCCTGTACAAAAAGATAGCCGATACTTACCGGGTTTTAAATGACCTGGAGAGAGAAAGAGAATACCTTGAAAAATATACAAGGCTAAATGACAGTTTAAGCAGGGTTTGTAATGAAAGTGTCAATATTTCTATTGATGACATGATGAAGGAAAAAGAATCAGCAAATATTTCAAAGGAGAATATATTTTTTGTTTATAATAGTGTAGTTTTTAGTCTTATTGTTATTCTCATTTTAGCCTTCATCCATTGTCAACAGAATAAAGACATCATAAAACAAAAAGAATTTGAAACAGATGTTTTAAAGGAGAAACTTAATAATTCCTACGATTGTATTATTGAGCTTGCTAAAAAAAATGACCCTGTTTTTCTCAACAAATTTCAGGAAGCACAGCCGGACTTTATAAAAGAATTACTTGCAATCAATTCTAATTTGTCAAAATCTGATTTAGCTTTTTGTGCAATGATATGGTTGGGGTTTACGTCAAAAGAAATCGCACAATATACCTTTGTGGAACATCGGTCTGTCCAGAATAAAAAGCACAGACTCAGGAAAAAATTGAATATTTCTTCAGATGTTGATCTGTATTTTTTCTTTAAAAATCTTTCTGATGACAGCTGA
- a CDS encoding transposase: protein MNFKKIHIGSTIKAKFQEEALDMQRACSFMKCTESEIEQMFLEQDLTTDKLLRWSKLLEYDFFRAYSQHLILFSPPKKVASHKTSDKKTSSLPAFRKNIYTKEIIEFILEQIETGKKTKLEIINDYKIPKTTLYKWIAKYTDKNK from the coding sequence TTGAATTTTAAAAAAATACATATTGGCAGTACTATTAAAGCTAAGTTTCAGGAAGAAGCACTGGACATGCAGAGAGCATGCAGTTTCATGAAATGTACTGAATCTGAAATTGAACAAATGTTCCTTGAACAAGACCTGACAACTGATAAATTATTGAGATGGAGCAAGCTGCTGGAGTATGATTTTTTCCGGGCATACTCACAGCATCTTATACTCTTTTCTCCTCCCAAAAAGGTAGCTTCCCATAAAACTTCCGATAAAAAAACATCTTCTCTGCCTGCGTTCAGGAAAAACATCTACACCAAGGAAATAATAGAATTTATTCTTGAGCAGATTGAAACAGGAAAAAAAACAAAGCTGGAAATAATAAATGATTATAAAATCCCAAAAACTACACTATATAAGTGGATAGCAAAGTATACGGATAAAAATAAGTAG